The Musa acuminata AAA Group cultivar baxijiao unplaced genomic scaffold, Cavendish_Baxijiao_AAA HiC_scaffold_412, whole genome shotgun sequence genome contains the following window.
attcTCCTCTGCTCAGATTGAGAAAGTCTCCGGTAGTCCAACTTTGAAACTCCCTCATTTATTCAATCTAACTCCAAATTCATCGGGGAAAGGCAACCAAGCACCAAAGCAGCATCCTGTAGGTAGTCAAACCAATCAGGAAACTTTGCCAGCCCCAAAAACAGTTTCACCTCCATTTACAATTGATGAAGATGGTGAAGCACAAGGTCAGCGCCTTCAGCCATTACCCACTCGAGGCGATCTTCAGATGTTGAAGATCAACAGCTATTATCCAGTTTCTACTTTGTTTACATAATAAATAGAGATGAGCAAATTTTACTTGTCTATTCACTATTCCATGTGGTTTAATTTTTCAGAGACTGATGATTATTATGCTCACAACATTCGTCGTTCTGTTCGTGAAGCTGCACTATCAAGCTCATCAAGCAACTCAGAATTGTTGCAGGAAAGAAGCAGTGATGATGGTTCTGAACACTTCTTTATACCTCTATCAACAACAGATGCTGCTTCTCAGAAAGAAATCGACTATGTTCCTAACTGGAGAAATCAACAACTGGTTTTCTCCTCACCACCAGAAGATCAGGCCCCGATGAACATGACAGATCTTTCCTGTAATGCCAATAGCCAGCAAAGCTTCATTCCAGATATGTTAAATAGATTGAATGGACTGAAGGAGAACAAAAACCTGGCCAGGCTGTTCCAACCATCCACTGAAAAAATACAAAGAACGCATCCTGAAGCTAACAACACTCTGGATCAAGTTTTCTCACCTCCATTGTTACTGGAATCATCATTCTTCCAAGATGCATACGAGGACTTGCTTGGTATGGTTAATATTTCCAGGCATGTGTTGGTATATTTTTTCAAACTGCCTAGTGTGGGTGTTGATTTTGGTCTTCACTGTCCGCTCTGTTGGCTGAGTGCATTGCTCATAGTTCTTGTTCCTGATTACTACACCGCTAACTGTGGCaaccattttcttttcttctgcagCACCATTATCTGAAACTGATGCTGCTCTCATGGAACACTAGAGTTCCATATCCACCATGGTGGTGGTATTATATGTAGCTGAAGAGAAAGGTTAGATGCAGCAGTCTTGGTCAGAGGGCCAACATCATACATTTGTTTGCGATGCGATGGTGACTAACTTAAGCAACTGAAATATAAGGGTTTCTAATTCGAGTTTGAATCGTGTGATGTAGTCTAATTTACATGCGATTTCACTGTTGTTGTTGGTTGTTTTGATGATGGTGTCATTTTCTCTACCCGGTGTGTAGCAGCTGTAATTATGTTGTATCTTTTCCGACTTAACAAAATGTCCTTCTTACCCTTCAATGGCTTGTTTTGGATTTGTGGGTCAGATCTTTGTTATCGTCATGGGTAAATATTGGTGACATGTGGACTGCAAGTTATAATTCGGTATTTTGTGAATCAGGTTTTGTGCACAAGCAATCAGTTTGCCTACAAATGACTCATGGAGAATCCTCTGTAACCCATATGCAAATCAAAATTCTAATTGCATATAAGTCTCACAATTTTCTTGGTAGTCTGAGGGTATAACCATCAAAATTCTAATTGCATATAACTATCACAATTTTCTTGGTAGTCTTCGGGTATAACTATCAAAATTCTAATTGCATATAACTATCACAATTGCATAtaactatcaaaattttaatttcctTAATTTTACCTTCGAAACCACTATTTTAACATCTTTGTGCGATGCAATAGCA
Protein-coding sequences here:
- the LOC135658704 gene encoding AUGMIN subunit 6-like, whose protein sequence is MTCKFSSAQIEKVSGSPTLKLPHLFNLTPNSSGKGNQAPKQHPVGSQTNQETLPAPKTVSPPFTIDEDGEAQETDDYYAHNIRRSVREAALSSSSSNSELLQERSSDDGSEHFFIPLSTTDAASQKEIDYVPNWRNQQLVFSSPPEDQAPMNMTDLSCNANSQQSFIPDMLNRLNGLKENKNLARLFQPSTEKIQRTHPEANNTLDQVFSPPLLLESSFFQDAYEDLLGMVNISRHVLVYFFKLPSVGVDFGLHCPLCWLSALLIVLVPDYYTANCGNHFLFFCSTII